From the Saccharomycodes ludwigii strain NBRC 1722 chromosome I, whole genome shotgun sequence genome, one window contains:
- the PRP24 gene encoding U6 snRNP complex subunit PRP24 (similar to Saccharomyces cerevisiae YMR268C | PRP24 | Pre-mRNA Processing), producing the protein MDSKTFKRKADEDLDTQIAPPNKITTNKEIQHNRENATLLIRNLPPNANVNKIKKFFKGYGEIKNVDHIKSLMVAKIEFTTHCEALIGLTRTLKKFNDNVVTVKWYNSNCTLWCTNYPPNYTLQNLKQLFTQFGGTVLSIRTPSLRYNSNRRFAYIDMLEEEQAIECLTKLNGFRIENYTLVVKKSDTSNKSKRTDTALRDGREIIISNIQTDIDKEQLLNHILDVAHIETDAIETYTFPPTTPNIAFITFKDKNTADIISKLHQIDFAQNKIYIKRADKKAYLERQKIKKILNTRRNNPLYDKIIKLSPINDKTSKEKLKSMIISNSSIKAEDIDNIFLVADQGFTLIIFKESKVAAKFMLGFNNKKINRSTMVCNYL; encoded by the coding sequence AGAAAATGCCACTCTTTTAATCCGAAATTTACCTCCAAATGCAAATGTTaacaagataaaaaaattttttaaaggatATGGAGAAATTAAGAATGTCGATCATATTAAATCTTTAATGGTGGCTAAAATAGAATTTACTACTCATTGCGAGGCTCTAATTGGTTTAACTAGGAccttgaaaaaatttaatgataatgtGGTAACTGTTAAGTGGTATAATTCTAATTGCACTCTATGGTGTACAAATTATCCACCAAACTATACCcttcaaaatttaaaacaactGTTTACTCAATTTGGTGGTACTGTTTTAAGTATACGGACACCATCTTTAAGATATAATTCTAATAGAAGATTTGCATACATTGACATGCTCGAAGAAGAACAAGCAATTGAATGtttaacaaaattaaacgGCTTCCgaattgaaaattatacATTGGTCGTTAAGAAATCAGATACTAGCAACAAATCTAAAAGAACTGACACAGCTTTGAGAGATGGaagagaaataataatttccaATATTCAAACTGATATTGATAAGGAACAATTATTAAACCACATTCTGGATGTTGCCCACATAGAAACTGATGCTATAGAAACCTATACCTTCCCACCCACAACTCCGAATATTGCATTTATCAcatttaaagataaaaatacgGCAGACATTATCTCTAAGTTGCATCAAATAGATTTTgcacaaaataaaatttatatcaaAAGAGCCGATAAAAAAGCTTATTTAGAAAGGCAAAAAATcaagaaaattttgaatacACGCCGTAATAACCCACTTtatgataaaattattaaactCTCGCCTATTAATGACAAAACTTCGAAGGAAAAACTGAAATCAATGATAATCTCAAATTCCTCGATCAAAGCTGAAGATAtcgataatatttttttagtcGCTGATCAAGGGTTcactttaataatattcaaagAAAGCAAAGTGGCTGCCAAATTCATGTTAGggtttaataataaaaagataaatagaTCAACCATGGTATGTAATTACTTATAA